A window of Terriglobus sp. RCC_193 contains these coding sequences:
- a CDS encoding terminase, which yields MDDWSEFASLLKQPKGTLFLAEHMLCVRDRSGKLQPLRANVAQRRYEARRGTENIVLKARQMGMSTWIAGRFLLKTLLIPGTMTLMVAHTQESAEALFATVQRMWENLPTPLQSSIGKRGRANARQMTFPTMDSEFRVASAGEPNAGRGLSVTNLHCSEVARWPGDAAETLAGLRAALAPGGELVLESTPNGAYGCFYEQWQLAEMNGMMRHFFPWWCEPAYVGAPVAEFTEEEEVLVQREGLTAEQVGFRRELARRFGAMRVQEFAEDAVNCFRESGDCFFDRDALAACLKDVVVPMDVRRSGALQVWLPAVPGRSYIAAVDVAGGGSEGDYSAVQVVDIATGMQCAELQMKMSPRDLTKVAAEIAQEYNSAMLVVERNNHGAAVLAYLEQERGVNVFVDRDGLPGWLTDAASRPRMLSGLAVLLPASRSLFRSGRLLAEMRSFVVDERGRAAAAVGCHDDLVMSMAIAQGVRARMT from the coding sequence GTGGATGACTGGAGTGAATTTGCTTCGCTGTTGAAACAGCCAAAGGGGACGCTCTTCCTTGCAGAGCACATGTTGTGTGTGCGGGATCGTTCCGGCAAGTTGCAACCACTGCGTGCGAATGTGGCGCAGCGCAGGTATGAAGCTCGGCGTGGCACGGAAAACATCGTGCTGAAGGCGCGGCAGATGGGGATGAGCACGTGGATTGCGGGGCGGTTTCTGCTGAAGACGCTGCTGATTCCGGGAACAATGACGCTGATGGTGGCGCATACGCAGGAGAGTGCGGAAGCTCTTTTTGCAACGGTGCAGCGGATGTGGGAGAACCTGCCCACACCGCTGCAATCGAGCATTGGAAAACGTGGGCGTGCAAATGCGCGACAGATGACGTTTCCCACGATGGATTCAGAGTTTCGTGTGGCGAGTGCGGGAGAGCCGAATGCGGGGCGTGGATTGAGCGTGACGAATCTGCACTGCAGTGAGGTGGCGCGATGGCCTGGCGATGCAGCGGAGACGTTGGCGGGATTGCGTGCGGCTCTGGCTCCGGGTGGCGAACTGGTGCTGGAGAGTACGCCGAATGGGGCGTATGGCTGCTTTTATGAACAGTGGCAGCTGGCGGAGATGAATGGGATGATGCGGCACTTCTTTCCGTGGTGGTGCGAACCGGCGTATGTGGGTGCGCCGGTTGCGGAGTTCACGGAGGAGGAAGAGGTGCTGGTGCAGCGCGAGGGACTCACGGCGGAACAGGTGGGGTTTCGCCGTGAGCTTGCGCGGAGGTTTGGTGCGATGCGTGTGCAGGAGTTTGCGGAGGATGCTGTTAATTGCTTTCGCGAGAGTGGCGATTGTTTCTTTGATCGGGATGCGTTGGCTGCATGTTTGAAGGATGTTGTTGTACCGATGGATGTGCGGCGCAGCGGTGCATTGCAGGTGTGGCTGCCTGCGGTTCCTGGTCGTAGTTATATTGCTGCTGTGGATGTTGCGGGTGGTGGTAGTGAAGGCGACTATAGCGCGGTGCAGGTGGTGGATATTGCCACGGGGATGCAGTGTGCGGAGTTGCAGATGAAGATGTCACCCCGTGATCTGACGAAGGTGGCAGCAGAGATTGCGCAGGAATATAACAGCGCGATGCTGGTGGTGGAGCGGAACAATCATGGGGCTGCGGTGCTGGCTTATCTGGAGCAGGAACGCGGCGTGAATGTATTTGTGGATCGCGATGGGTTGCCGGGATGGTTGACGGATGCTGCTTCGCGACCGCGGATGTTAAGTGGGTTGGCGGTGCTGCTGCCTGCTTCGCGTTCGTTGTTTCGCAGTGGACGGTTGCTGGCGGAGATGCGGAGCTTTGTTGTGGATGAACGCGGACGGGCTGCGGCTGCGGTGGGATGTCATGACGACCTGGTGATGAGCATGGCAATTGCACAGGGTGTGCGCGCGAGGATGACTTAG
- a CDS encoding HipA family kinase, translating to MQAVQAIRRMRGGAQSQLMLGADGNLWVVKFRNNPQGERVLANELIATRMAEAVGLTVPLSDAVDVSGWLIRNSPEMWVDAGRGERVACSEGLAFGSQFVGGLMPGQVVDYLPEELLPELRNLSEFAGMLCIDKWTGNSNGRQAVFTRKPRERKYRAVFIDQGYCFQATEWKFSDSPLRGVYMRNCVYEWVTGWDCFEPWITHVEEMQVETLWGIAEVVPPEWYGDPSELEALMETMLKRRSRVRELITSFRESSRNPFPNWGRVGKIVVPGAFAGVEAASKFVM from the coding sequence GTGCAGGCGGTACAGGCGATTCGCAGAATGCGCGGCGGTGCGCAGAGCCAGTTGATGCTGGGGGCGGACGGCAACCTGTGGGTGGTGAAGTTTCGAAATAATCCGCAAGGCGAGCGCGTGCTGGCCAATGAGTTGATTGCCACGCGTATGGCGGAGGCGGTCGGATTGACAGTACCTTTGTCCGATGCGGTGGACGTGAGCGGATGGCTGATTCGTAACTCGCCGGAGATGTGGGTGGATGCTGGACGTGGTGAGCGTGTGGCGTGTTCGGAAGGGCTGGCGTTCGGTTCGCAGTTTGTGGGTGGATTAATGCCGGGGCAGGTGGTGGACTATCTGCCGGAAGAGCTGTTGCCGGAGCTTCGGAATCTTTCTGAGTTCGCGGGAATGCTGTGCATTGATAAGTGGACAGGCAACAGCAATGGGCGGCAGGCAGTATTTACAAGGAAGCCGAGAGAGCGGAAGTATCGCGCGGTGTTTATTGACCAGGGATACTGCTTTCAGGCGACGGAGTGGAAGTTTTCGGACTCGCCGCTGCGCGGTGTGTATATGCGCAACTGTGTGTATGAGTGGGTGACGGGCTGGGATTGTTTTGAGCCTTGGATCACACACGTGGAAGAGATGCAGGTGGAGACGTTGTGGGGTATTGCAGAGGTGGTTCCACCGGAATGGTATGGCGATCCTTCGGAATTGGAAGCACTGATGGAAACGATGCTGAAACGGCGGTCGCGTGTGCGAGAGTTGATTACTTCGTTCCGTGAGAGTTCGCGGAACCCTTTCCCGAATTGGGGAAGGGTAGGGAAAATTGTGGTGCCGGGGGCCTTTGCGGGTGTTGAAGCAGCGTCTAAATTTGTGATGTAG
- the mltG gene encoding endolytic transglycosylase MltG, translated as MKFLGFLLLLVLIALGGAAYLVYAPVTPPQETFVDLPIGTGTQAMAQKLQNAHVIRTRYAFLILRVWKGGNLKAGEYRFADPASALTVYQRIARGDVYTRAVTIPEGFNLYDIATAIEATGLGTRAAFLDAAQKNTDLIADLSPNAQTLEGFLYPDTYRFSHHTTMRTMLDTMVRRFRKETALLDLQQPQACAGLCTSLAQTVTLASLVEKEVHFDDERTQAAGVFINRLNRNMPLQTDPTVIYAAMLAGHWTGVIHRSDLDRDSPYNTYKNTGLPPAPICSPGAAALKAALHPADTEALYFVADNTGHTRFAASISEHNANVADYRKGQH; from the coding sequence GTGAAGTTCCTTGGCTTCCTTCTCCTGCTCGTCCTCATCGCCCTAGGCGGTGCCGCTTATCTTGTCTATGCCCCGGTTACGCCGCCGCAGGAAACCTTTGTCGACCTTCCCATCGGCACCGGCACGCAGGCCATGGCACAAAAGCTGCAGAACGCGCATGTCATCCGTACGCGTTATGCCTTCCTGATTCTTCGTGTGTGGAAGGGCGGCAATCTCAAAGCAGGCGAGTACCGTTTCGCCGATCCTGCCTCCGCACTCACGGTCTATCAGCGCATCGCACGCGGCGACGTCTACACGCGCGCCGTCACCATCCCCGAAGGCTTCAACCTTTACGACATCGCCACCGCGATCGAAGCCACTGGTCTCGGCACCCGCGCCGCCTTCCTGGATGCCGCGCAAAAAAACACGGACCTCATCGCCGATCTCTCACCCAACGCACAGACGCTCGAAGGCTTTCTCTACCCCGACACCTATCGCTTCAGCCACCACACCACCATGCGCACCATGCTCGACACCATGGTTCGCCGCTTCCGTAAAGAAACAGCGTTGCTGGATCTTCAACAGCCACAGGCCTGCGCCGGTCTCTGCACCTCACTGGCACAGACCGTAACGCTTGCATCACTTGTAGAAAAAGAAGTTCACTTCGACGATGAACGCACCCAGGCCGCTGGCGTCTTCATCAATCGCCTGAACCGCAACATGCCGCTGCAAACAGACCCGACCGTCATCTACGCAGCAATGCTCGCAGGCCATTGGACAGGGGTCATTCATCGCAGCGACCTCGACCGCGACTCCCCATACAACACTTACAAAAACACAGGCCTGCCACCCGCCCCCATCTGCTCACCCGGAGCCGCAGCCCTCAAAGCCGCCCTGCATCCCGCCGACACAGAAGCCCTCTACTTCGTAGCCGACAACACAGGCCACACACGCTTCGCCGCCAGCATCAGCGAGCACAACGCCAACGTAGCCGACTACCGCAAGGGACAACACTAA
- a CDS encoding phage portal protein — MSLVERVRGAMRGWKGDVEAAGEGQRKTQMLPAVLSPWRPGGNVNALPKATPANLRRFAELPMARRAINVVKDRIASMDWQVRAKADAVASEELQQRLQALRNVFAAPNPQDSFRTLLEPLLEDVIVGGFGAAEIETTGDAAAPVRLWPVDGATIAMDAAWNGDAEQPRYLQTMIGAAKSVPLLDRELMYVRLNARSYTPFGLGRLEVAFETISHFLSAHRYAAKLASNGVAQYALWLDEVTPQQQERLTRWWQDEVEGSAQVPILSTKTKPEVLRFAGGTDADLRLQWQEFLLRVMANAFDLPPMLLGLEHDVNRSTADEMAEQAFQSAIVPVAKLIAEHLTRDVIAKTLGWTDVEFVFNDLLSRDSSDEADLQIKLLNAGVLSVDEVRVMRGLPVFEATVS; from the coding sequence GTGAGTTTGGTGGAGCGGGTGCGTGGGGCGATGCGCGGTTGGAAGGGTGATGTGGAAGCGGCAGGTGAGGGACAGCGTAAGACGCAGATGTTGCCTGCGGTGCTGAGTCCGTGGCGGCCAGGTGGAAATGTGAATGCGTTACCGAAGGCGACGCCTGCGAATCTGCGGAGGTTTGCTGAACTGCCGATGGCGCGACGGGCGATCAATGTGGTGAAGGATCGTATTGCGAGTATGGACTGGCAGGTGCGAGCGAAGGCGGATGCTGTTGCAAGTGAGGAACTGCAGCAGCGGTTGCAGGCACTTCGTAATGTGTTTGCTGCGCCGAATCCGCAGGACAGTTTTCGTACGTTGCTGGAGCCGTTGCTGGAAGACGTGATTGTTGGCGGCTTTGGCGCAGCAGAGATTGAGACGACGGGTGATGCGGCCGCCCCGGTGCGGTTGTGGCCAGTGGATGGCGCGACGATTGCGATGGATGCGGCGTGGAATGGGGATGCGGAACAACCGCGTTATCTGCAGACCATGATTGGTGCGGCGAAGAGTGTGCCGTTGCTGGATCGCGAATTGATGTATGTGCGGTTGAATGCGCGGTCGTATACGCCGTTTGGTTTGGGAAGACTTGAAGTGGCGTTCGAGACGATTAGCCACTTCCTTTCTGCGCATCGTTATGCAGCGAAGCTGGCGAGCAACGGTGTTGCGCAGTACGCGTTGTGGCTGGATGAGGTGACACCGCAGCAGCAGGAGCGGCTGACGCGTTGGTGGCAGGACGAGGTAGAGGGATCGGCGCAGGTGCCGATTCTTTCCACGAAGACGAAACCTGAGGTGCTGCGGTTTGCGGGTGGCACGGATGCGGATCTGCGATTGCAGTGGCAGGAGTTTCTGCTGCGTGTGATGGCGAATGCGTTTGATCTGCCGCCGATGTTGCTGGGGTTGGAGCACGATGTGAATCGCTCGACCGCGGATGAGATGGCGGAGCAGGCGTTTCAAAGCGCGATAGTGCCGGTGGCGAAGTTGATTGCAGAGCATCTGACGCGTGATGTGATTGCGAAGACACTGGGGTGGACGGATGTTGAGTTTGTCTTCAACGATTTGCTTTCGCGAGATTCGTCGGATGAGGCAGATCTGCAGATCAAGCTGTTGAATGCTGGTGTGCTTTCTGTGGATGAGGTGCGGGTGATGCGTGGGTTGCCGGTGTTCGAAGCAACGGTCAGTTAG
- a CDS encoding sigma factor-like helix-turn-helix DNA-binding protein, with translation MKLLQMPCKRQSMSVVDADEQGVLTHVWATDGALAHAVAPVPAAQQADEERATPVFRKLLVPGTAFYRSYTEAMLRRYGVLSMESGRVPSLLGREMFRGKVTSYRVHAFDDVVIFVHDVDRCIAELDPEQQRLIVRIGVQEYTFEEAGSMFHLSLRSVQRRYFQALDELTSIFLRKKLLERIASDPCQEGEATVKLVSNSPDESCGPKFVGM, from the coding sequence ATGAAGCTTCTGCAGATGCCATGCAAGAGGCAGTCGATGAGTGTGGTCGACGCGGACGAACAGGGTGTTCTAACGCATGTTTGGGCGACCGATGGGGCTCTTGCACACGCGGTGGCTCCGGTTCCAGCGGCGCAGCAGGCAGATGAGGAACGTGCAACTCCTGTGTTCCGCAAACTGCTGGTACCTGGGACGGCGTTTTACCGGTCGTACACGGAGGCGATGCTTCGACGGTACGGTGTGCTGTCGATGGAGAGCGGACGTGTGCCTTCGTTGCTGGGCCGCGAGATGTTTCGCGGCAAGGTGACGAGCTATCGGGTGCATGCGTTTGACGATGTGGTGATCTTTGTCCACGACGTGGATCGCTGTATCGCGGAGTTGGATCCGGAACAGCAACGGCTGATTGTTCGCATCGGCGTGCAGGAATACACATTTGAAGAAGCGGGGTCGATGTTCCATTTGAGTCTTCGTTCTGTTCAGCGGCGTTACTTCCAGGCGCTGGATGAACTGACGTCGATCTTCCTGCGGAAAAAGCTGTTGGAAAGAATTGCCTCTGATCCGTGTCAAGAGGGGGAAGCCACGGTAAAGCTGGTAAGTAACTCTCCTGACGAGAGTTGCGGGCCAAAATTTGTTGGCATGTAA
- a CDS encoding DUF3037 domain-containing protein: MPERIQCEFFLLRYVPDAVKNEFVNIGVMLREAGRTETTQVRFTRDWNRVRCMDPDADTALLEAMEGEIAARVRDGGYASKPAMQLLEESLSNSVQITEVRGALAESMPAEMEQLMRLYVEPMREKVSRKKSGRASIAASIRSEFERAGVWDLMRKRIPASQYTRPGDPLKLDCGYRSPSLVRMFQAVSLEGDLEAAKVLAFSVDRLRAGVRKVEAAELDLAAIVEPLKVVAGDGGEAEDRYRFGVETMEEQGLRVLTVNDLSRVAETARRELLI, from the coding sequence TTGCCGGAACGGATACAGTGCGAGTTTTTTCTGCTGCGGTATGTGCCGGATGCAGTGAAGAACGAGTTTGTGAACATTGGTGTGATGCTGCGTGAGGCAGGCCGCACCGAGACAACACAGGTGCGCTTTACGCGCGACTGGAATCGTGTTCGTTGTATGGATCCGGATGCCGATACTGCTTTGCTGGAGGCGATGGAAGGCGAGATTGCCGCACGCGTTCGCGATGGTGGTTATGCTTCGAAGCCTGCAATGCAATTGTTGGAGGAGTCGCTTTCCAACTCCGTGCAGATCACGGAAGTGCGCGGTGCGCTGGCGGAGAGTATGCCGGCGGAGATGGAACAGTTGATGCGGCTGTATGTGGAGCCGATGCGCGAGAAGGTTTCGCGGAAGAAGAGTGGACGTGCTTCGATTGCTGCTTCTATCCGTAGCGAGTTTGAACGCGCGGGTGTTTGGGACTTGATGCGGAAGCGGATTCCCGCTTCGCAATATACGCGCCCGGGCGATCCGTTAAAGTTGGATTGCGGGTATCGCTCGCCTTCGCTGGTGCGGATGTTCCAGGCGGTTTCGCTGGAGGGGGATCTGGAAGCGGCGAAGGTGCTGGCGTTTTCCGTGGATCGTTTGCGGGCTGGTGTGCGCAAGGTTGAGGCTGCGGAGCTTGATCTTGCGGCGATTGTGGAACCTTTGAAGGTTGTCGCGGGTGATGGCGGCGAGGCGGAGGACCGGTATCGCTTCGGCGTGGAGACGATGGAGGAACAGGGGCTTCGCGTGTTGACGGTGAATGATCTTTCGCGTGTGGCAGAGACGGCACGCAGGGAGTTGCTGATTTAG